One Vitis vinifera cultivar Pinot Noir 40024 chromosome 15, ASM3070453v1 genomic window, AGAAATTCAACCAAGCGCGGGTAAACGGCGGGAGTAACTATGACTCTCTTAAGGTAGCCAAATGCCTCGTCATCTAATTAGTGACGCGCATGAATGGATTAACGAGATTCCCACTGTCCCTGTCTACTATCCAACGAAACCACAGCCAAGGGAACGGGCTTGGCGGAATCAGCGGGGAAAGAAGACCCTGTTGAGCTTGACTCTAGTCCGACTTTGTGAAATGACTTGAGAGGTGTAGGATAAGTGGGAGCCGGAAACGGCGAAAGTGAAATACCACTACTTTTAACGTTATTTTACTTATTCCGTGAATCGGAGGCGGGGATCATCCCTCCTTTTGGACCCAAGGCGCGCCCAGCGCGCCGATCCGGGCGGAAGACATTGTCAGGTGGGGAGTTTGGCTGGGGCGGCACATCTGTTAAAAGATAACGCAGGTGTCCTAAGATGAGCTCAACGAGAACAGAAATCTCGTGTGGAACAAAAGGGTAAAAGCTCGTTTGATTCTGATTTCCAGTACGAATACGAACCGTGAAAGCGTGGCCTATCGATCCTTTAGACCTTCGGAATTTGAAGCTAGAGGTGTCAGAAAAGTTACCACAGGGATAACTGGCTTGTGGCAGCCAAGCGTTCATAGCGACGTTGCTTTTTGATCCTTCGATGTCGGCTCTTCCTATCATTGTGAAGCAGAATTCACCAAGTGTTGGATTGTTCACCCACCAATAGGGAACGTGAGCTGGGTTTAGACCGTCGTGAGACAGGTTAGTTTTACCCTACTGATGACAGTGTCGCAATAGTAATTCAACCTAGTACGAGAGGAACCGTTGATTCGCACAATTGGTCATCGCGCTTGGTTGAAAAGCCAGTGGCGCGAAGCTACCGTGCGCTGGATTATGACTGAACGCCTCTAAGTCAGAATCCGGGCTAGAAGCGACGCGTACGCCCGCCGCCCGATTGCCGACCCTCAGTAGGGGCCACCCGGCCCCAGAGGCACGTGTCCTTGGTCAAGCCCGCGCGGCGGACGAGCCGCACGGGCCGCCTTGAAGTATCATTCCGACCGAGCGGCGGGTAGAATCCTTTGCAGACGACTTAAATACGCGACGGGGTATTGTAAGTGGCAGAGTGGCCTTGCTGCCACGATCCACTGAGATTCAGCCCTATGTCGCTCCGATTCGTCCCTCCCCCCCACGCCCATTCACACACTCCCCCTTCTCCCCTTTCCCGGCCCCGGCCCTGAGGTTTGAAACCACCCCCGCCACGCGCCGGCTATGTCCCCCCGACCCTTCGATGCCTCTGCTGGTCGGGATCCCCCCCACCCCCGTGCCCATGTCATGTCGTCTCTCAAAAACTTGGCAAAGGCGTGGAAACTTGGAAGCTTAACCTAAGACACATGACACGTGCCACTGCCCGTACCATGAcgcgtgccacggggccttgcatggtgcccgtgAGCCGAGCCAAGACACGCGAGGTGTGCCACGGGCCTTGCATGATgcccgcccgcgagccaagACAAGGTtgcacggggccttgcatggtgcctgcccgcgagccaagccaaggtgccacggggccttgcatggtgcccgcccgcgagccaagccaaggtgcccacggggccttgcatggtgcccgcccgcgagccaagccaagagACGCGAcgcgtgccacggggccttgcttggtgcccgtgAGCCAAGCTAAGGTGGCAcaaggccttgcatggtgcccgcccgcgagccaagccaaggtgccacgcggccttgcatggtgcctgcccgcgagccaagccaaggtgccacggggccttgcttggtgcccgcccgtgagccaagccaagacacgcgacgcgtgccacggggccttgcttgggtgcccgcgagccaagccaaggtggcacgaggccttgcatggtgcccgcccacgagccaagccaaggtggcacaaGGCCTTCcatggtgcccgcccgcgagccaagccaaggtgccacggggccttgcatggtccctgcccgcgagccaagccaaggtgccacggggccttgcttggtgcccgcccgtgagccaagccaagacacgcgacgcgtgccacggggccttgcatggtgcccgcccacgagccaagccaaggtggcacaaggccttgcatggtgcccgcccgtgagccaagccaaggtgccacggggccttgcatggtgcctgcccacgagccaagccaaggtggcacggggccttgcttggtgcccgcccgtgagccaagccaagacacgcgacgcgtgccacggggccttgcttggtgcccgcgagccaagccaaggtggcacgaggccttgcatggtgcccgcccacgagccaagccaaggtgccacggggccttgcatggtgccacggggccttgcatggtgcctgcccgcgagccaagccaaggtggcacggggccttgcttggtgcccgcccgtgagccaagccaagacacgcgacgcgtgccacggggccttgcttggtgcccgcgagccaagccaaggtggcacgaggccttgcatggtgcccgcccacgagccaagccaaggtgccacggggccttgcatggtgcctgcccgcgagccaagccaaggtgccacggggccttgcttggtgcccgcgagccaagccaaggtggcacgaggccttgcatggtgcccgcccacgagccaagccaaggtgccacggggccttgcatggtgcctgcccgcgagccaagccaaggtgccacggggccttgcatggtgcctgcccgcgagccaagccaaggtgccacggggccttgcatggtgcctgcccgcgagccaagccaaggtgccacggggccttgcttggtgcccgcgagccaagccaaggtgccacggggccttgcttggtgcccgcccgtgagccaagccaagacacgcgacgcgtgccacggggccttgcttggtgcccgcgagccaagccaaggtggcacgaggccttgcatggtgcccgcccacgagccaagccaaggtgccacggggccttgcatggtgcctgcccgcgagccaagccaaggtggcacggggccttgcttggtgcccgcccgcgagccaagccaagacacACGAcgcgtgccacggggccttgcttggtgcccgcgagccaagccaaggtggcacgaggccttgcatggtgcccgcccgcgagccaagccaaggtgccacggggccttgcttggtgcccgcgagccaagccaaggtggcacggggccttgcatggtgccctcccgcgagccaagccaaggtgccacggggccttgcttggtgcccgcccgtgagccaagccaagacacgcgacacgtgccacggggccttgcttggtgcccgtgagccaagccaaggtggcacgaggccttgcatggtgcccgccgGCGAGCCAAGCtaaggtgccacggggccttacttggtgcccgcgagccaagccaaggtggcacggggccttgcatggtgccctcccgcgagccaagccaaggtgccacggggccttgcttggtgcccgcgagccaagccaaggtggcacggggccttgcttggtgcccacGAGCCGAGCCAAGACACATGACGCGTGCCACCTCCCGTGCCACGACAGCTACAATGACCCTCGATATGGTGCTAGAGGCTGTGCTAGGACACGTGACCCATGCCATGATGCGTGCCACGACCCCCATGCCATGGTGCCACGACACCTGTAATGACCCATTCCATGGTGGTAGAGGCTGTGCCAAGACACATGGTGCGTGGCCTATCTGGATTTCGACCTTGATGCCTTGACAAGGTTCCGGATTATGGTCTATTGCTAATCACGGAATGTTATTAATCCATGGATTCTTGTTGCAAAGGTTGTTcgctatttttttatatggtttttttaagtaaaaaaaatttaaaataaattttgtttggaCAATCCTTGGATTCTTTTTTAAGATTTCTTTTTCCCatatcaaatacaatttttaaaaatatttaaagtaatttttacttattttccccattttccccctatttttctaagtaaaaaaactaaaaaaaaatatttttttgccaAGAGAGCTTCACCAATCCTTGAATTCGTCTTCCATATATTTTTCCCATGtgaaatacatttttaaaaaatatttacactattttttcctcatttttactattttttaagtaaaaaaatcggaaaaaaaaaaatatttttgagagaTAAGTTGCATTAATTCATGGGTTCCTATTCCAGATATTTTTCCAATgtgaaatacaatttttaaaaatattttcactaatttttggtattttttactatttttccctatttttccctatttttcggacaaaaaaattaaaataaatattttctgggccgaaattttttttattttttttccttgggttcatataattattataaagagATTCAGCAAAAAAAACGgaattaaaaactcttttttcattaaaaaatggcATTATGTCTCCTCAAGCATGGGTGATGTCTCCTCAAGGCATTTCCAAAATGGCCCAAAATGCTCTTTAAGGGGGGGGTGCTGTCCTCAATGGGCTGGCAGCACCACCCGCCCAGGCACGCTGCAGCGCGTGCCGCCCTTGGCGTGCAGGCCGCCCATGCCACCCTAGGCATGGCGCCCCCGCATATGCCACCCTCAAGCCCACGACACGCTAATGCGAAGAGAGCACGCCCGCGACACCGTGGGCAGCCCTCGCACGCAACAGCAGTCACCCCGTGCCCCGTACACGCTGCACCTCGGACGCGTCCCATGCCCCCCATGCGGACACGCCCTCCCCCCCCCATGCAACGAGTGCCCTCCCCGCGCACTCGGCCCCCGTCTCGGCTCGACCCCTCGAGCGAGCATGTTGCCTCGGAAAAACGTGCCAATGGCCAACGTCGCGGCTCACCCCGGGGGGCTCACCCATGCCTCCCGCCCGACGCTGCCCATCAAAAGGCACACGGACGCCCCTCCCCCCATGCAACGAGTGCCCTCCCCGTGCACTCGGCCCCGTCTCGGCTCGCCGAGGAGCCCTCGAGTGAGCATGTTGCCTCGGAAAAGCTTGCCAATGGCCAACGTCGCGGCTCACCCCGGGGGCTCACCCATGCCTCCCGCCCGACGTTGCCCATCGAAAGGCACACGGATGCCCCTCCCCCCCATGCAACGAGAGCCCTCCCCGGGTGCTCGGCCCCTCGTCTCGTCTCGGCTCGTCGAGGAGCCCTCAAGCCCTCGAGCGAGCATGTTGCCTCGAAAAAACGTGCTAGTGGCCAACGTCGCGGCTCACCCCGGGGGCTCACCCATGCCTCCCGCCCGACGTTGCCCATGGAAAGGCACACGGATGCCCCTCCCCCCCATGCAACGAGAGCCCTCCCCGGGTGCTCGGTCCCTCGTCTCGGCTCGTCGAGGAGCCCTCAAGCCCTCGAGCGAGCATGTTGCCTCGGAAAAACGTGCTAGTGGCCAACGTCGCGGCTCACCCCGGGGGCTCACCCATGCCCCCCGCCCGACATTGCCCATCGAAAGGCACACGGATGCCCCTCCCTCCCATGCAACGAGTGCCCTCCCCGGGCACTCGGCCCCGTCCCGGCTCGTCGAGGAGCCCTCAAGCCCTCGAGCGAGCATGTTGCCTCGGAAAGGAGCCAGACGCATCGTCGCCATGCCTATATCGGTCCTACGAAGGCTTCACTCGTTGCTCCCGTGTGCTGGTCAGGAGTCGCCTCCGGACGAGTCGCGGTTCGACGCGTGATGCCGTGTCGTAGTGAACCTGATGGCGTGTGAGTGGTGTTTGGGTCGCGTGGGTCGGCAGGCTCCTTGCTCGTGCAACGAACTGTCGCCGCACCACCCTCTTCATTCTAAGCCTCAAGCGCTGCAACAAGCCTTGGGCGTCGCGATGCCGTGGTTCCTGTGTTGCCTTCCTAACGGATGGAATTGTCCCTCGAAAGTTGCCTATCTCCGCCCGGCTCCCGCTCACGCGGTGCGGGCGGACCTCGAAAGCGGTCGTCGCGTCCCATGGTCGCCCCACGCATGCGCACGCATGAGAGGGGTCGAGCACGGCCCGCGACGGCCGCTCGTGCTCTCGGATGCGGAACCTTAAAACGAACGTGGGGTCTCTCGGGATCCCGTACTCGCTCGAGCTAAGCGTTCGTCGCTAGACGCGTACGACGGCCGTCCCCGTCTTTGCCCTCCCGTCCCGCTCCCCTCGGGGGGCGTCGGTCAGGCGCATGCGGTGCCGGCGTCGCACAGGAATGCTACCTGGTTGATCCTGCCAGTAGTCATATGCTTGTCTCAAAGATTAAGCCATGCATGTGTAAGTATGAACTAATTCAGACTGTGAAACTGCGAATGGCTCATTAAATCAGTTATAGTTTGTTTGATGGTATCTGCTACTCGGATAACCGTAGTAATTCTAGAGCTAATACGTGCAACAAACCCCGACTTCTGGAAGGGATGCATTTATTAGATAAAAGGTCGACGCGGGCTTTGCCCGTTGCTCTGATGATTCATGATAACTCGACGGATCGCACGGCCATCGTGCCGGCGACGCATCATTCAAATTTCTGCCCTATCAACTTTCGATGGTAGGATAGGGGCCTACTATGGTATTGACGGGTGACGGAGAATTAGGGTTCGATTCCGGAGAGGGAGCCTGAGAAACGGCTACCACATCCAAGGAAGGCAGCAGGCGCGCAAATTACCCAATCCTGACACGGGGAGGTAGTGACAATAAATAACAATACCGGGCTCTTTGAGTCTGGTAATTGGAATGAGTACAATCTAAATCCCTTAACGAGGATCCATTGGAGGGCAAGTCTGGTGCCAGCAGCCGCGGTAATTCCAGCTCCAATAGCGTATATTTAAGTTGTTGCAGTTAAAAAGCTCGTAGTTGGACCTTGGGATGGGTCGACCGGTCCGCCTCGCGGTGTGCACCTGTCGCCTCGTCCCTTCTACCGGCGATGCGCTCCTGGCCTTAACTGGCCGGGTCGTGCCTCCGGTGCTGTTACTTTGAAGAAATTAGAGTGCTCAAAGCAAGCCTACGCTCTGGATACATTAGCATGGGATAACATCATAGGATTTCGGTCCTATTCTGTTGGCCTTCGGGATCGGAGTAATGATTAACAGGGACAGTCGGGGGCATTCGTATTTCATAGTCAGAGGTGAAATTCTTGGATTTATGAAAGACGAACAACTGCGAAAGCATTTGCCAAGGATGTTTTCATTAATCAAGAACGAAAGTTGGGGGCTCGAAGACGATCAGATACCGTCCTAGTCTCAACCATAAACGATGCCGACCAGGGATCAGCGGATGTTGCTTTTAGGACTCCGCTGGCACCTTATGAGAAATCAAAGTTTTTGGGTTCCGGGGGGAGTATGGTCGCAAGGCTGAAACTTAAAGGAATTGACGGAAGGGCACCACCAGGAGTGGAGCCTGCGGCTTAATTTGACTCAACACGGGGAAACTTACCAGGTCCAGACATAGTAAGGATTGACAGACTGAGAGCTCTTTCTTGATTCTATGGGTGGTGGTGCATGGCCGTTCTTAGTTGGTGGAGCGATTTGTCTGGTTAATTCCGTTAACGAACGAGACCTCAGCCTGCTAACTAGCTATGTGAAGGTGAGCCTCCGCAGCCAGCTTCTTAGAGGGACTATGGCCGCTTAGGCCAAGGAAGTTTGAGGCAATAACAGGTCTGTGATGCCCTTAGATGTTCTGGGCCGCACGCGCGCTACACTGATGTATTCAACGAGTCTATAGCCTTGGCCGACAGGCCCGGGTAATCTTTGAAATTTCATCGTGATGGGGATAGATCATTGCAATTGTTGGTCTTCAACGAGGAATTCCTAGTAAGCGCGAGTCATCAGCTCGCGTTGACTACGTCCCTGCCCTTTGTACACACCGCCCGTCGCTCCTACCGATTGAATGGTCCGGTGAAGTGTTCGGATCGCGGCGACGTGGGCGGTCCGCCGCCCGCGACGTCGCGAGAAGTCCACTGAACCTTATCATTTAGAGGAAGGAGAAGTCGTAACAAGGTTTCCGTAGGTGAACCTGCGGAAGGATCATTGTCGAACCTCCGAACGACCCGCGAACACGTTACAACTCACCGAGGGGGGGCGGAGAGCGCGGGCGCGAGCCCGTCGCCTCCGTCGCCCCTCCCCCCGTTCGGGAGGCCCCGGGAGCCCCGCCCGCCGTCGTGCCCCGCGCACGGGCGGGGGGCGGCCCGCGGCGGCCCTCTCGAGCGAACAACGAACCCCGGCGCGGAACGCGCCAAGGAACCTCACAACGAAGCAACGCGCTCCCGTCGCCCCGGTCCCGATCGGGCGCGTCGGGGGGTCGTCGTCGTTTCACCAAACACAAACGACTCTCGGCAACGGATATCTAGGCTCTCGCATCGATGAAGAACGTAGCAAAATGCGATACTTGGTGTGAATTGCAGAATCCCGTGAATCATCGA contains:
- the LOC132255227 gene encoding uncharacterized protein LOC132255227 translates to MRREHARDTVGSPRTQQQSPRAPYTLHLGRVPCPPCGHALPPPCNECPPRALGPRLGSTPRASMLPRKNVPMANVAAHPGGLTHASRPTLPIKRHTDAPPPMQRVPSPCTRPRLGSPRSPRVSMLPRKSLPMANVAAHPGGSPMPPARRCPSKGTRMPLPPMQREPSPGARPLVSSRLVEEPSSPRASMLPRKNVLVANVAAHPGGSPMPPARRCPWKGTRMPLPPMQREPSPGARSLVSARRGALKPSSEHVASEKRASGQRRGSPRGLTHAPRPTLPIERHTDAPPSHATSALPGHSAPSRLVEEPSSPRASMLPRKGARRIVAMPISVLRRLHSLLPCAGQESPPDESRFDA